The genomic DNA AGTGTTTTATTCCATTGCTGAAGGTTTAAGATAAATAACCAGGGTTAATTAACAGACCTTTGGAACAGGTAATGGAAGTTTCCCTCTCAACTCATGAAAACCAGGGCCATGTTTTCTCGGTCAATctaaaaatctctgaagctaaaaatatatatatatttttaaattagtCTAATTTTATCCAGGCTGACCTGGAAKATGCCAGTGAGTGTCAGAGAGTGAAGCCACATCTATGCACTTGATGTAAAACATTGTAAACACAAAACCAAGCTCAATGCAATTCCACCATAATATCTTGTTCTTACTTGTATTGACAGTGCTCCACCAGGGGAATCTCCTTAGCTGGTGGTCTACCTAGTGTGTcctaagaaaaaaaagaagaggctATTGAACAGTTGTTGATGTTGATATTGCGGTTGAAAAACATAACAATGCTCTCAGTGCATTTAAGCCACTGTCACACGGACATTTGCATTGGTAGTTCCAGACGGACCTTCTCAGACTTCCAGGCCTGGTTCTTTGTGTACTCAGCATCCACCAGGTCTGGAGCCTCTCTGGACAGAAGGACCAGGGGGTCCCTCTCAGGACTAGTCCTGGAGCCTCTGAAGAATCCTCTGGACTCTTTCCTCTTCCAGGGCCACTGTGCTGCCGATCTAACACAGAGTGTTTGTGAATAACAGAGAAAATTATCTggtaatataaataaaatacaagtgTTTCCTTGTGTCACAAGGAGGTCAAAACCAACTTTTTAAGGTCATCCCTCATGAGGTCCCATCGTCCTAGTCCAGTGGGATATATGGGCCATACCGCCGGGCCCCCCTCCCAAAAGGTCCAGGCAGGATACATMATGTCCTGGTAGTCGGCAGTCTGAatgcacaccacacactttcATTTTACACACACAAATGCCATCACATTGGACAACTCTCTTTTACTACTTcctacaaatatatatacatttacaaaagtaaaaacatttctaaataaSATAAACAAGcaacactgttgtgtgtgtgtgatgaggacATGTATGGTCGCAGAGCTGACCTTACTGAAAGACAGGACAGGCAGAATAGGCTGCACCCAGCCTGGCACCTGAGGGTAGTCCCGCACGTTCACCACCATCTCCACGTCTGGCAACTTGTCAATCACCTGCAGGATGAAGTGCTCCACCCCACTACACCTAAACCAATCAGAGAGACAGACGGCTGAGACATGATGACTATCATATTAACTAGCTCACTACTGATATAGGCCTAAAGATAATACATTTTACTAAATGATCGACCACTAATTAATGGATTATCATACAAAACCAGGGTCTGATTTCTAAGCTTGATGAGAAACACTTGCACACACAAACTCAGATGTGTACACAGACTAATTTGAATGTTTTGTTTCCTCACCTGGCTGGGAACATACAGTTCTGTTCCCGATACAGTTTACCACTAATGATTTGGTAATGGGTGCCCACGCCACGACGAAGCGTGTCCGCCATTAGCTCCTCAGACACTCCCTCTCTGAAGGGTTGTAGGTCATCATTCAAGACACTGGATGGATTGAGGACAATGGAGAAAGAATGAAGGATCTGCTCTAACAAGGCAACCAACGGCTTTGGTTAAAAAGCTGAAACCCTTTTGTATAGCAATACTGTTCTCATAGGGAGCAACATCAGTTCTCCTGCATGCATTACCTGAGATGGCAACTGCAGTTGTATGGGCTGCAAGGCTTGTAAAGTTGCGTGGCTTTGGTGATCTTTTCAAGGTATATCTGCCACCTGCCACCATTATCTAATAAAACAGAGCTTGTTAGGCAAAGAGCATGCACTTCCTGCTGGACTAATGAAATACAGAGCAGTGTGCATGATTGCTTACACACTGAAATCCCGTGGCAAAGGCTACTTACACTGCATTGGGTTGTAAATACGGGATAAGCTAGCTGCACACTAGTATTTAGAAGAGACTGAGGTCAGGAAAGGCAACctggtctcaaagcatttcatattattctgtacataaatctgagacactccatttcgtatgatatgttacgaattgcaattcatatgatatgttacgtattccaatttgttgtggctaacgttagttagMTGGTTAACTTCAGCTGGCGGTTAAGGTTAAGAGTTAGCGTCAGCTAACattctaagtagttgcaaagtagctaaaaagtagttgcaaagtttctaattagctaaaattgacCATGAATAgactcgaacacgcaacctttgggttccTTGACATTTGCGTTATATGCCCACCCGAACAACCACACTCCTTTcctttaagtaaccttctgtcttatgtaaccatactgtATTTTACTAATTTAGTAtgtcggatttacatttactgtgttacatctagtctatgagaccaggctgggaaAGGTTAGGTTAAATGTCAGAATCTGACCTAACGTTACTACAACTCTGACAGACCTGTTGCATTACATTAACCAACCTTAGCTAAAGTAACAATTTGAGCCACACAGTTAATCAAATTCCTTCTTTAAAGGGATGCCTTGGGAAAACTCTGTATCCAATATTGTATTAAGATTTCTGCCCAAAAATTWAAAAAAATATTATTTCGCATGCAACCAATTGGTTCTACTTGCAAGCTAACTTYgtttgttagctaacgttaactgggctagctagctaggatgAATGGGAGCACCTGAGAATAATTCGGTCATGSAATTTCAGTCCAGCACAGACCTCCAAAAATMTACATATTCCATAGCGTTATTGTTACCTAATCCGGCCACGATGAAATCAACTCCACAAAACTGTAAAGTTAGAAGAGGGATCAAGAGCCACGGCAGCTTCATTTTCTTCGCTTAGACAGTTAGCGATYACTGATGCTTGGTCAGCCTCTAGTTTGGTCTGAAAACCCTTACCGTAATTACAGGTATTGACGTATCTTTACCGTAATATTGGGACCGTTTGcgcatatgtgtgtgttctgtcagcctggtctcatagactagatgtaacatagtaaacgtaaatctgaGGCCCTAAGTTAGTATGATAtgtaatgtttggtatagtcacataaaacacattacttaaagctacaatatgtaattttttgggagacctgaccaaattcaaatAGAAACGTGCGTTATAAATCTTGAATGCAAGTATAGTAAGAGGTAGATCTTCTGTCCGTTATTTCTAGGCTTctcgttcttaagtttagtttttgtgtt from Salvelinus sp. IW2-2015 linkage group LG27, ASM291031v2, whole genome shotgun sequence includes the following:
- the poglut1 gene encoding protein O-glucosyltransferase 1, which produces MKLPWLLIPLLTLQFCGVDFIVAGLDNGGRWQIYLEKITKATQLYKPCSPYNCSCHLSVLNDDLQPFREGVSEELMADTLRRGVGTHYQIISGKLYREQNCMFPARCSGVEHFILQVIDKLPDVEMVVNVRDYPQVPGWVQPILPVLSFSKTADYQDXMYPAWTFWEGGPAVWPIYPTGLGRWDLMRDDLKKSAAQWPWKRKESRGFFRGSRTSPERDPLVLLSREAPDLVDAEYTKNQAWKSEKDTLGRPPAKEIPLVEHCQYKYLFNFRGVAASFRLKHLFLCGSLVFHVGEEWLEFFYPQLLPWVHYXPVKQDLSDLRELLQFVKENDDVAQEIAVRGQRFILDHLRMEDVSCYWEXLLTEFGGLLKYKLQRKTNYNQVIHKHGRTEL